The Tolypothrix sp. NIES-4075 DNA segment CAAAAAGCTGCATTATCGTCAAGGGGTCAGAGGTTAAAGACTAATGGGGCGATTTGAGAACCGACCAGAAAACCCGCGTGCAAGAGGCGAAATATCTAGGGCAGCAGAAACTGCCTTGTGGGGTGTAGTTGAGGATTTGCAAAGCCTCCAGCAGAATATGCTCAAATCCTTACAAGAAGATATAAATAGGCTGGAGTCAGACAAGAAACACTTAGCTGATGAGATTAAACGGCTGCAAACCGAAAAAGAACAGCTACAACAGACGAAGCAAATAACTGAACAACAAGCTTTGGTACGTCAGTTGGCGCAAGTTTTAGCAAATCACATATCTTCTCAATTACAATCTTCGCTTTCGGCTTTAGCTAATCAAGCAATCGAGCGCGATTTCAACCAAGGAAATGCAACTGCCTCACATGAGGCTAACAGTAATATTGTTACAGAAATTAATAAAAATACCGAGCAACTGATTGGCAGTCTAGATGATACCCTAACTATCACCTTGAAGTTACTGCAACAAGAGTTAAATAACCATCAAAGTGGTATTTCTCAACAGTTGTCTCGGATGCAAAGCCGACAGCAGCAAGGGGAAGCGATGTTGGTAGAATTAACCAATCGGCTTAACAAGGAACTGGAAAAAAAAAGTTTAATTACACCAGTTACCCCAACGAAGCCAGTTGAGTTGACAGTTTCTGAGCAAAAACAGCAAAATGTCATAAACACTTCTCCAGCAGCAGAAGTCAAAAAACCCGCCGAACCAATTTCTGTTATTCCTAAAGAAACATCGACCAACGGAACTACATTATCTGTATCTTCTGTACCAGAAAAAGAAGTCAAAAAACCCACCGTTGAACCAACTTCTGTTATTCAATCGGAAACATCGAGAAACGGAACTACATTATCTGCGTCTTCTATACCAGCCAAAGAAGTCAACAAACCTGCCGTTGAGCCAACTTCTGTTGTTCCCAAAGAAACATCAAGCAACGGAACTACATTATCTCAGTCTTCTTTGCCGGTGTCAGAGGTTAAGAAACCCCCCGAAGCAACTTCTGTTGTTCCCAAAGAAACATCGAGCAACGGAACTACATTATCTCAGTCTTCTTTGCCAGCACCAAATAACACTTCTGCAAAGCCAAAAGAGGTGAAAAAAGACCCGAAAGAGCCAATTTCTGTTCTTTCTAAGGAACTAAGCGACACTACATTACCTCCATCCCCTCCGCCAGAAATCAAGGTAAAGCCAAAAGAGGTGAAAAAAGACCCGAAAGAGCCAATTTCTGTTCTTTCTAGGGAACTGAGCGACACTACACCATCTGGTTCTCGTCAGCCACAACGACCCTCTCGTGGCGCTGGAAGCTTACCACCCATGCAAATGGGTTTATTGCTGATTCTATTTTCAACGGTGTTGTCGTCGCTTTACAACGTCGCTATTAAGGCAATTTTTCAGCCAAATTCCCTAATTTTGGGTGCGTTTGAAGTTGAGCAGTTGATATCGCCGACGTTGGGAAATTCTCTGTTAATTTTGATGCTGAGGATGATGGTGGTTGTACCACTAATGCTAGTTTTAGCGCCGATGATGCATCAGCGAGTGTGGCAAGATTTACATTCATTGGCTGGCTCAGTACGGGGAAATCCTTCCCCGACGAAAGCAGATACACGACGGGTGTTGATATTGTCGGTTGTGAGTGGATGTTTTTTGTTTTTGTCTCAGTTGCTGATTTACTTGGCGATTGGACAAGTGCCAACGGGGATGGCGATCGCACTTTTCTTTATTTATCCGATGATTAGCGGGCTATTATCTTGGTTTCTTTTCCGCGATCAACCAACATTATTTCGTATCAGTGCGATCGCCGTGATTTTTATCGGTGAATTGTTGATGTTGGGTGGGTCAGCTGGTGCCGGTATTGGTAATAGCTCTTTTGGAAGTATGAGTGCGATCGCTTCTGGAGTCAGTTTCGCTATTTACGTAATTCTGACGCGCATTTGCGCTGCTAAATTGCATCCTGTCACATTTACTTTAATTAACTTCGCTACTATGCTATGTTTGTGCTTCATCGGTTTGATGTTGCCTTTACCAACTAGCTCAAGTTTGATAGTTGATCCCAATCACTTATTAGAACTTATCTTAAGCGCTTTTATCTTGGGTGTAATGACCCTGGCATCTTATG contains these protein-coding regions:
- a CDS encoding EamA family transporter encodes the protein MGRFENRPENPRARGEISRAAETALWGVVEDLQSLQQNMLKSLQEDINRLESDKKHLADEIKRLQTEKEQLQQTKQITEQQALVRQLAQVLANHISSQLQSSLSALANQAIERDFNQGNATASHEANSNIVTEINKNTEQLIGSLDDTLTITLKLLQQELNNHQSGISQQLSRMQSRQQQGEAMLVELTNRLNKELEKKSLITPVTPTKPVELTVSEQKQQNVINTSPAAEVKKPAEPISVIPKETSTNGTTLSVSSVPEKEVKKPTVEPTSVIQSETSRNGTTLSASSIPAKEVNKPAVEPTSVVPKETSSNGTTLSQSSLPVSEVKKPPEATSVVPKETSSNGTTLSQSSLPAPNNTSAKPKEVKKDPKEPISVLSKELSDTTLPPSPPPEIKVKPKEVKKDPKEPISVLSRELSDTTPSGSRQPQRPSRGAGSLPPMQMGLLLILFSTVLSSLYNVAIKAIFQPNSLILGAFEVEQLISPTLGNSLLILMLRMMVVVPLMLVLAPMMHQRVWQDLHSLAGSVRGNPSPTKADTRRVLILSVVSGCFLFLSQLLIYLAIGQVPTGMAIALFFIYPMISGLLSWFLFRDQPTLFRISAIAVIFIGELLMLGGSAGAGIGNSSFGSMSAIASGVSFAIYVILTRICAAKLHPVTFTLINFATMLCLCFIGLMLPLPTSSSLIVDPNHLLELILSAFILGVMTLASYVLNNVGISKVSATRAAIFGASVPVLTVIFAGLIIQETLSIVQALGVLLITFGAAAFSLERIRAS